A stretch of the Bacillus anthracis str. Vollum genome encodes the following:
- a CDS encoding GGDEF domain-containing protein: MNILHFLLENTVFQNVLQDLQLNVLYIENGCTHQQTIENIHPKCMFIANSFEEGEVLFQRTKPHIVIMYVTDFSQIKYIKNMYNPQSTFIVIWDQQITSEFAEVLTLGIRNIVIAPVTPQMVLEEVNKSLYQLSLVRQVSLQQELLQTMFDFRNDLLFIVEDDEIVDCNTNFLEFFGYENLFAYREQHLVFAEHLIRENGYYSTTHDITWLDDTLSYDRRIKMSNYEGEVSTFLLRATPLPEDLSRFIVKCTEITELDEIYQEQERLAMIDSLTEIYNRLKFQQILEAEWDNAMRNNENIALILFDIDNFKAVNDTYGHDFGDLALIELAELMKSKVEQQHVFARWGGEEFIILVTNTVEKEAFQVAESLRFFIETKQFSGISKLTASFGVALYEKGITREELMQRADIALYEAKKNGKNQVCVYRKEKK; this comes from the coding sequence ATGAACATACTACATTTTTTATTAGAGAATACGGTTTTCCAAAATGTATTACAAGATCTTCAGTTAAATGTCCTTTATATAGAAAATGGATGCACACATCAACAAACGATAGAAAATATCCATCCAAAATGTATGTTTATAGCAAATAGTTTTGAAGAAGGAGAAGTATTGTTTCAGAGGACTAAACCACATATTGTAATTATGTATGTAACAGATTTTTCTCAAATAAAATATATAAAGAATATGTATAATCCACAGAGTACATTTATTGTCATTTGGGATCAACAAATAACAAGCGAGTTTGCAGAGGTGCTTACGTTAGGAATACGTAATATTGTGATAGCCCCTGTGACTCCGCAAATGGTGTTAGAGGAAGTGAATAAAAGCTTATATCAGCTTTCTTTAGTGCGACAAGTAAGTTTGCAACAAGAACTACTTCAAACGATGTTTGATTTTCGAAATGATCTATTATTTATAGTAGAAGACGATGAAATTGTTGATTGTAATACAAATTTTTTAGAGTTTTTCGGATATGAAAATTTGTTTGCTTATCGTGAACAACATTTAGTATTTGCTGAACATCTTATTAGAGAAAATGGATACTATTCAACAACTCATGATATAACATGGTTAGATGATACATTATCATATGATAGAAGAATTAAGATGTCCAACTATGAAGGGGAAGTGTCAACTTTTTTATTGCGTGCAACACCATTGCCAGAAGATTTATCAAGATTTATTGTGAAGTGTACAGAGATTACAGAATTAGATGAAATCTATCAAGAACAAGAAAGGCTTGCTATGATAGATTCGTTAACAGAGATTTATAATCGTTTGAAATTCCAACAAATACTAGAGGCAGAATGGGATAATGCGATGCGTAATAATGAAAACATAGCACTTATTTTATTTGATATAGATAATTTTAAAGCAGTAAATGACACGTATGGCCATGATTTTGGTGACTTAGCATTAATTGAGCTTGCAGAGCTTATGAAATCTAAAGTGGAGCAGCAACATGTGTTTGCAAGGTGGGGAGGAGAAGAATTTATTATTTTAGTAACGAATACAGTGGAAAAAGAAGCATTTCAAGTTGCGGAATCATTACGATTTTTTATAGAAACAAAGCAATTCTCGGGAATTTCGAAATTAACAGCGAGTTTTGGAGTTGCATTATATGAAAAAGGGATTACAAGAGAAGAATTAATGCAACGGGCGGATATTGCATTATATGAAGCGAAAAAAAATGGTAAAAATCAAGTGTGTGTATATAGAAAAGAAAAAAAGTGA
- a CDS encoding nitroreductase family protein, whose translation MTNDNFFNVLYERTSTRAFNPEKEISSAELHEILKGAAQAPSAWNLQHWKFLVFQGEDVQKRLHPIAYNQQQILDASAVVAILGDLEAYKNVEPVYGPIVEQGFMKEEAKERLAKNIESAYAREQFPRDTAFSNASLAAMQLMLAAKATGWDTCAIGGFNPQALSEEFNVSSRYVPIMLITIGESTLKGHPAPRMSVEQVSEWAK comes from the coding sequence ATGACAAACGACAACTTTTTTAATGTTCTATATGAACGCACATCTACACGTGCATTCAACCCAGAAAAAGAAATTTCATCTGCAGAGTTACACGAGATTTTAAAGGGCGCTGCTCAAGCACCTTCTGCTTGGAACTTGCAGCACTGGAAATTCCTCGTATTCCAAGGTGAAGATGTACAGAAACGATTACACCCAATTGCTTATAACCAACAACAAATTCTTGATGCTTCTGCTGTAGTCGCTATTTTAGGTGATTTAGAAGCTTATAAAAACGTTGAACCAGTATATGGTCCAATTGTAGAACAAGGATTTATGAAAGAAGAAGCAAAAGAGCGCTTAGCTAAAAATATTGAATCTGCATATGCTCGTGAGCAATTTCCAAGGGATACAGCCTTTTCAAATGCATCTTTAGCAGCTATGCAACTTATGCTTGCAGCTAAAGCAACTGGCTGGGATACTTGTGCTATTGGTGGTTTCAATCCACAAGCACTTTCAGAGGAATTCAATGTTTCATCTCGTTACGTACCAATTATGCTTATTACAATTGGTGAATCAACTTTAAAAGGGCATCCTGCACCACGAATGAGCGTAGAACAAGTTAGTGAATGGGCGAAATAA
- a CDS encoding DUF3915 domain-containing protein has translation MFGSFGCCDNFRDCHHHERERDHREKEREVKPQQPAVCNVLASISVGTELSLLSVKGVGSFNNVIFEGFCNGVALFSALARNNNDKDNKDNNKDDKHNQNRNTFTGILRVCPTDIVAIAI, from the coding sequence ATGTTTGGATCATTTGGATGCTGTGATAACTTTAGAGACTGTCATCATCATGAAAGAGAGCGCGACCATCGTGAGAAAGAGAGAGAGGTTAAACCACAACAACCAGCTGTATGTAACGTACTTGCTAGCATTTCAGTTGGAACAGAGCTTTCTCTATTAAGCGTTAAAGGTGTTGGATCTTTCAACAATGTAATTTTTGAAGGTTTCTGTAACGGTGTTGCTCTTTTCTCTGCTTTAGCTCGTAATAACAATGACAAAGATAACAAAGATAACAACAAAGATGATAAGCACAATCAAAACCGAAATACTTTTACTGGTATTTTACGTGTATGCCCAACTGATATTGTTGCGATCGCTATCTAA